The sequence AAATTGCCAAGCGCGCTTATCACGACAATCGCTCCATATTAGAGGTCGCTATAGAAATGACCGACATTGATGAAGATCGGCTCCAGCAATTACTCGATCCGAAAAACCTAGTATAAAATCCGTGTAATAAGACTGTATTCAACCAAGTTTGCCCTCGGTGATTCGTACACAATAAGGAAAAAGACAATGCCTGACTCTGCACTTATTTTTGCAAAAGAACTAGATGGCAATGGTGGTGCTATCGAGCACACAGATCTCGAGAAAATCAGCCAATCTAATCACCCCTTGTGGTTTCATTTTGACGCCAATCATCCAGATTCCGAAAGCACTGTCCACCACACATTTCCAGATATTGACGAATACAGCGTGCGTGCCATTTTCGATCAAGACGCCAGGCCCCGTATGCTCGAGCTAGAAAATGGAGTGCTTATTATTTTGCGTGGTATCAACCACAATGAAGGTGGCCAAGCGGAGGATATGGTCGCCGTTCGGCTATGGATTACTGAGACTCGAATCATCAGCCTGCGCTATCGAAAATCCAAAGCCGTAATGGAAGTAGCTGATAGCTTCAATCAAAAACATGGGCCGAAAACCATCGGCGACACTTTCGCCGCTATCAGCTCAAGATTATTTAATTATATAGAAAACGGAATTGACAAGCTGGATGAAAAAATTGGTCTGCTGGAATCGCGGATACTGGACAAACCTGATCGTCAACTGCGCCACGACATTTCCGAGATTAGAAAATCAGCGATATTGTTACGTCGTTATATCGCACCACAAAAAGAGGCCATTAACCAACTACGCTATGCCGAAGTTGTCTGGCTAACCGGCAAGAACCTACGTCGCCTTCAGGAAGCTCAGGATATTCTAATGCGAGGCATCGAAGAACTGGATGCTATTAGGGAACGCTCACAAGTGGTCAAAGATGAGCTGGTAAACGCATTGTCTGACCAACTCAATCGCAACTTATATGTGCTATCGGTGATTACCGCTGTTTTTTTACCGCTGGGGTTTTTAACCGGTTTATTCGGCATTAATATCGGTGGTATGCCCGGCGTAGATAACAACATAGCTTTTTCATATTTTGTGGCTAGTTTAGTGACGGTCGTTATTATTCAAGTAATTTTATTTAAATTTTTTAAGTGGTTTTAAACACCCCGATCAGAAAACAGTTATGAATAAAAAAGGATACCTATGTCAGATGTTAAAGCACTCATTCTAGATATACTAAATACGACTCTATTTACATTGAGCGATACCTCCGTAACGGTTAGCAAATTATTGCTTCTTCCGCTCTTACTCTTATTGGGTTTTCTCACACTAAGATGGTTATCTCGTAAAATAGTCAAGCAATTGGAAGCCAGACATGTCAATGCCGATGTTATTCATTTGGTGAGAAGAATTCTCTTTGTTTTGACACTCATCATTCTGGTTATCACCACACTCGATATTTTCAATATACCCTTAACGGCATTTGCGTTTATATCAGGCGCGGTGGCTATTGGCGTAGGTTTTGGCGCGCAAAATATCATTAATAATTTTATTAGTGGTTGGATACTAATGTGGGAGCGGCCAATTAAGATAGGTGATTTCTTGGAGATTGGTGATACCGCCAAAGGTACAGTAGAGTCAATCAACACCCGCTCTACACGCATTCGCCGAGTCGATGGCGTTCATCTTTTAGTCCCCAACAGTCATCTATTGGAAAATGCCGTCGTCAACTGGACATTAATTGATCGACTATCT is a genomic window of Teredinibacter purpureus containing:
- a CDS encoding zinc transporter ZntB gives rise to the protein MPDSALIFAKELDGNGGAIEHTDLEKISQSNHPLWFHFDANHPDSESTVHHTFPDIDEYSVRAIFDQDARPRMLELENGVLIILRGINHNEGGQAEDMVAVRLWITETRIISLRYRKSKAVMEVADSFNQKHGPKTIGDTFAAISSRLFNYIENGIDKLDEKIGLLESRILDKPDRQLRHDISEIRKSAILLRRYIAPQKEAINQLRYAEVVWLTGKNLRRLQEAQDILMRGIEELDAIRERSQVVKDELVNALSDQLNRNLYVLSVITAVFLPLGFLTGLFGINIGGMPGVDNNIAFSYFVASLVTVVIIQVILFKFFKWF
- a CDS encoding mechanosensitive ion channel family protein, producing the protein MSDVKALILDILNTTLFTLSDTSVTVSKLLLLPLLLLLGFLTLRWLSRKIVKQLEARHVNADVIHLVRRILFVLTLIILVITTLDIFNIPLTAFAFISGAVAIGVGFGAQNIINNFISGWILMWERPIKIGDFLEIGDTAKGTVESINTRSTRIRRVDGVHLLVPNSHLLENAVVNWTLIDRLSRTSVKVGVAYGSPVKKVAELIRQAIDENTQILREPEPLVIFDDFGDNALMFDSSFWMNASSERDLRVIRSDIRFRIEELFREHDIVIAFPQRDIHLDGTVNIKSCTE